From Aristaeella lactis, one genomic window encodes:
- a CDS encoding plasmid mobilization protein: protein MSDRVLDRQGRWRSRTVAFRISPEEDAALNERVRLSGLTKQDYIIKRVLEKNIVVMGNPRVHKALSEKMTEILQRLKDLPEDRKPIEPEFWESIQVVANTLAGLSKTMGQMNDM from the coding sequence ATGTCTGATCGGGTTCTGGATCGTCAAGGGAGATGGAGGAGCCGTACGGTTGCATTCAGGATTTCACCGGAAGAAGATGCGGCTCTAAATGAAAGAGTTCGGTTATCCGGACTCACCAAGCAAGACTATATTATCAAAAGGGTTCTCGAGAAGAACATTGTTGTGATGGGAAATCCGAGAGTACATAAAGCGCTCTCGGAAAAAATGACGGAGATTCTTCAGCGGTTGAAGGATCTACCTGAAGACAGGAAGCCTATCGAACCTGAATTCTGGGAAAGCATCCAGGTAGTTGCAAACACGTTGGCTGGATTGAGTAAGACTATGGGACAGATGAACGATATGTAA
- a CDS encoding site-specific integrase, producing the protein MPAYKDQQRKTWTVKLQYKNWEQKDKYVCKRGFRTKHEADEWEESFLRELKQSPDITFGEFWEIYKRDRKMRVKQSTWDTKESIVEQHILPFFRSRLLREITTIDIMSWQNHLLMARVPGTGEPYSSDYLRTVHNQLSCILNHGVKYYKLKDNPAMVAGNMGKSSKSEMQIWTQYEFQKFIAVMMDKPILYYAYEVLYWMGIRKGELLALTKADVDLEKRQMRINKTLYSRGKVEMVTSPKTPESNRTISIPQFLADELAEYFSMNYDLHDDDRIFPVKGCVLSRQLNAGAEKAGLKRIRVHDLRHSHVSLLINVGGFNAIQIARRVGHSSIDITYRYAHLFPGAQADMANRLDEMKGAMKDV; encoded by the coding sequence ATGCCGGCTTATAAGGATCAGCAACGAAAAACATGGACAGTCAAACTGCAATACAAGAACTGGGAGCAGAAAGATAAGTATGTTTGCAAAAGAGGTTTTCGGACTAAGCATGAGGCAGACGAATGGGAAGAATCTTTTCTCAGGGAACTGAAGCAATCGCCAGATATTACCTTTGGTGAATTCTGGGAGATTTACAAAAGAGATCGGAAGATGAGGGTGAAGCAGTCCACATGGGACACAAAGGAGAGTATCGTGGAACAGCACATACTGCCATTTTTCAGGAGTAGACTTCTTCGCGAAATCACAACGATTGACATCATGTCATGGCAGAATCATCTTTTGATGGCAAGAGTTCCAGGCACTGGAGAACCTTATTCATCTGACTATTTGAGGACCGTACATAATCAGCTTAGCTGCATCCTTAATCATGGCGTGAAATATTACAAACTCAAAGATAATCCAGCCATGGTGGCAGGGAACATGGGCAAAAGCAGCAAGAGTGAGATGCAAATTTGGACACAGTATGAGTTCCAGAAATTCATTGCGGTCATGATGGACAAGCCGATCCTGTACTATGCTTACGAAGTGTTGTATTGGATGGGGATCAGGAAAGGCGAGTTATTGGCTCTTACCAAGGCAGACGTTGACCTTGAGAAACGGCAGATGAGAATCAACAAGACACTATACAGCAGAGGGAAAGTGGAGATGGTCACCAGCCCCAAAACTCCGGAAAGTAACCGAACGATATCGATCCCGCAATTTCTAGCTGATGAATTGGCCGAATACTTTTCCATGAACTACGACTTGCATGACGATGATCGCATTTTTCCTGTTAAGGGATGTGTCTTGAGCCGTCAATTGAACGCTGGGGCAGAAAAAGCTGGATTGAAAAGGATAAGGGTGCATGATTTGCGTCATTCGCATGTCAGTCTCCTAATCAATGTTGGAGGATTCAATGCGATTCAAATTGCTCGCCGTGTCGGTCACAGTTCAATTGACATAACGTATCGCTATGCGCACCTGTTTCCCGGTGCGCAAGCCGATATGGCGAATCGTCTGGATGAGATGAAGGGAGCGATGAAAGATGTCTGA
- a CDS encoding helix-turn-helix domain-containing protein yields the protein MKTAARFMNAQEVAEYLGVSTSMAYKIIQQLNKELKAKGFITIAGKISRVYFEEKVYSQDHAMVG from the coding sequence ATGAAAACAGCAGCTCGATTTATGAATGCTCAAGAGGTTGCGGAATATCTTGGAGTATCCACATCAATGGCTTATAAAATCATACAGCAGCTCAATAAGGAATTAAAAGCAAAAGGCTTTATTACCATAGCTGGGAAAATCAGCAGGGTGTATTTCGAAGAAAAGGTCTACTCTCAAGATCATGCAATGGTGGGATGA
- a CDS encoding helix-turn-helix domain-containing protein produces MAWSYKKLHHLLIDRGIKRPDFIKATGISANIYIKLLNNEPITMTTLGKICQALHCRVQDVVEWIQDKPE; encoded by the coding sequence ATGGCTTGGTCATATAAAAAACTTCATCATCTACTCATAGACAGAGGGATTAAAAGACCCGACTTTATCAAAGCAACTGGTATCAGCGCAAATATATACATTAAATTACTTAATAACGAACCTATCACGATGACTACCCTAGGCAAAATATGCCAAGCGCTTCACTGTAGAGTCCAAGATGTAGTTGAATGGATTCAGGATAAACCCGAATAA
- a CDS encoding helix-turn-helix transcriptional regulator — translation MADKRAIMFLYKYLYENTDEDHPISSVQLRAILRANGYVSDPRTIRKDIELLREAGYDILINEQNGIPTMYFYGARDWDKTELMILIDAISSAQFITKEKSREIINKLSCLAGYQNKTILTPSIFVSENLKAHNNQILYVLEKVTEAIREKKKISFKYYNYNTYKERIFRHDGELYTISPYSTIWKEDRYYVVGYSDKHEKIIPFRLDRMPVPKVIDEPAIPKPRTFKIQDYANKVTRMYTGTEYNVTLRCQTELIDNIIDKFGKDVQISNITKDTFDATSTVAVSVTFFGWVFQYSGKMIITSPECVRNQYYEMLQQSSNDTATNRLET, via the coding sequence GTGGCTGACAAGCGTGCTATTATGTTTTTGTATAAGTACCTTTACGAGAACACAGACGAAGATCATCCGATTAGTTCGGTACAATTAAGAGCCATTCTTCGTGCAAATGGATATGTTTCAGATCCGCGTACCATCCGAAAGGACATAGAGCTTCTCCGAGAAGCCGGATATGACATTCTGATCAATGAGCAAAACGGAATTCCAACTATGTACTTTTATGGAGCACGAGATTGGGATAAGACAGAATTAATGATTCTTATTGACGCGATCTCCTCAGCCCAGTTCATAACAAAAGAAAAAAGTCGAGAAATCATCAATAAGCTCTCCTGCCTAGCCGGTTATCAGAACAAGACCATACTAACTCCAAGCATCTTTGTATCAGAGAACTTGAAAGCTCATAACAACCAGATTTTATATGTTTTAGAGAAGGTTACTGAAGCCATTCGCGAAAAGAAAAAGATTTCCTTCAAGTATTATAATTACAACACGTACAAGGAGCGAATCTTCCGGCATGACGGAGAGTTATATACTATCTCCCCATATTCTACTATCTGGAAAGAAGATCGCTATTATGTAGTAGGTTATTCCGATAAACATGAAAAGATCATACCCTTTCGACTAGATCGAATGCCTGTACCAAAAGTTATTGATGAGCCAGCTATTCCAAAGCCACGAACATTCAAGATCCAGGATTATGCCAACAAGGTCACCCGCATGTATACTGGAACAGAATATAATGTCACCCTACGCTGTCAAACCGAGTTAATTGACAATATTATTGATAAATTTGGCAAGGACGTTCAGATTTCGAACATTACAAAAGACACCTTTGATGCGACATCCACCGTTGCGGTCAGTGTCACCTTCTTTGGATGGGTTTTCCAGTATTCCGGTAAGATGATCATCACTTCTCCGGAATGTGTCCGGAATCAGTATTATGAAATGTTACAACAATCTTCCAATGATACAGCTACAAACAGATTGGAAACATAG
- a CDS encoding ComEC/Rec2 family competence protein — translation MKRLLCFLLCMLFLPVISSGEESIPADTLVIHFLDVGQGDAAIIQCGGQTLMIDGGDRDSNQFIYAYLKDLEIEYIDYIIATHPHDDHVKGLATALSLCNAGTVYSPVTEYDGDGFRDFIKKLTERNLHITTPHRGDVFNVGSATVIFLTEPQESWDMNDQSLMVKITFGNTSFIFTGDAAWEAEQDALGSGIDLHADVLKLGHHGSTTSSSQAFLDAVHPRYAIISVGVNNKYGHPADETLLKLSHMYVSVFRTDKHGTIVCTSSDGVNLSFVITKKNGKW, via the coding sequence ATGAAGCGACTACTATGTTTCCTTCTATGCATGCTTTTTCTCCCGGTAATAAGTTCCGGCGAGGAAAGCATACCTGCCGACACACTGGTCATTCATTTCCTTGATGTTGGTCAAGGTGATGCTGCCATTATTCAGTGTGGAGGACAGACACTCATGATTGATGGCGGAGATCGAGATAGTAACCAGTTTATATATGCTTACTTGAAAGATCTCGAAATAGAATATATAGACTATATAATTGCCACGCATCCACATGATGACCACGTGAAAGGCTTAGCCACAGCATTATCTCTCTGTAATGCCGGTACTGTATACTCACCAGTAACAGAATATGATGGGGACGGCTTCCGAGATTTCATCAAGAAACTCACCGAGAGAAATCTCCACATCACCACTCCTCATCGCGGTGATGTATTCAACGTAGGATCAGCTACTGTGATCTTTCTCACAGAACCGCAGGAATCATGGGATATGAATGATCAGTCTCTGATGGTAAAAATCACGTTCGGCAATACTTCTTTTATCTTTACAGGAGACGCAGCTTGGGAAGCAGAGCAGGATGCGCTAGGCAGCGGAATCGACCTGCATGCTGATGTCTTGAAGCTTGGTCATCACGGTTCCACAACCTCATCCTCTCAAGCGTTTCTAGATGCCGTCCACCCAAGATATGCTATTATCAGTGTCGGTGTAAATAATAAGTATGGTCATCCAGCAGATGAAACCTTACTAAAACTGTCACATATGTATGTTTCAGTCTTTCGGACTGACAAACATGGAACGATTGTCTGCACCAGTAGTGACGGTGTCAATCTCAGCTTTGTTATAACAAAAAAGAACGGAAAGTGGTAA
- a CDS encoding ion transporter produces MKKIKKRIYEIISKAEEGDLVSKIFDWSIMILIALSIISIILESFVSIYDKYHSVFQIFEVITVVVFTIEYLLRIWTADLLFPESKHPRLKYVFSFMAIIDLLAILPFYLPFISADLRFLRMMRLFRLFRLLRVFKLGRYFEALQIIVKVIKTSGPQLIMSVVICFFVMLFSAIIMYTVENPVQPEQFPNVISSLWWAICTLTTVGYGDVYPITHVGRLFASLISLVGIGIIAIPTGIIAAGFNQAITRDKEEEVNKTSQGRDAIEEMDHDDLLNLQARIIKKLSDDGYFQKQR; encoded by the coding sequence ATGAAGAAAATCAAAAAACGTATCTATGAGATAATCAGCAAGGCAGAGGAAGGAGATCTAGTCAGTAAGATTTTTGATTGGTCTATTATGATTTTAATTGCGCTAAGCATTATTTCTATTATTTTGGAATCATTTGTCAGCATATATGATAAATACCATTCTGTTTTTCAGATTTTTGAAGTAATAACAGTTGTTGTTTTTACGATAGAATATCTTCTGAGAATATGGACGGCAGACTTGTTATTTCCGGAATCAAAGCATCCCCGGTTGAAATATGTTTTCTCCTTCATGGCAATTATTGATCTTTTAGCCATACTACCATTCTATTTGCCTTTTATTTCTGCAGACCTTCGTTTCCTGCGTATGATGCGTCTTTTCAGATTGTTCCGTCTATTGCGAGTGTTCAAGCTTGGGAGATACTTTGAGGCTCTGCAGATTATAGTCAAGGTCATAAAAACATCAGGGCCACAACTGATAATGTCTGTTGTTATTTGTTTCTTTGTTATGCTGTTTTCAGCGATTATTATGTATACAGTTGAAAACCCTGTTCAGCCAGAGCAATTTCCGAACGTAATCTCTTCGCTATGGTGGGCAATATGCACATTAACAACAGTAGGTTATGGTGATGTATACCCAATAACACATGTTGGCCGATTGTTTGCTTCTCTTATCAGTTTAGTTGGTATTGGTATTATTGCAATTCCCACTGGTATTATTGCGGCAGGGTTTAATCAGGCGATTACCAGAGATAAGGAGGAAGAAGTGAATAAGACCTCACAAGGAAGGGATGCTATTGAAGAGATGGATCATGATGATCTTCTTAATTTGCAGGCACGAATTATAAAGAAGCTAAGCGATGATGGCTATTTTCAAAAACAAAGATGA